A single Polyodon spathula isolate WHYD16114869_AA chromosome 6, ASM1765450v1, whole genome shotgun sequence DNA region contains:
- the LOC121317234 gene encoding prokineticin receptor 2-like, whose amino-acid sequence MGDYNCSNFAVLYTMPEEFLSRNIPYPMSNCDLNYDVSEDEMMDTTQGKPFFAATIVIGVVLICIMLVCGIGNFLFIATLARYKKLRNLTNLLIANLAISDFIVAIVCCPFLVDYYVVRQLSWKYGLMLCAAVNYLRTVSLYVSTNALLAIAVDRYLAIVHPLRPRMKYQTAYFLITGVWIVPILISIPSAYFASETNFSHGRSQNKIFCAQIWPVDQQLYYRSYFLFIFGIEFVGPVMTMTTCYARISRELWFKSVPGFQTDQIRKRLRCRRKTVLVLIGILTAYILCWAPYYGYTILRDFYPTIISRDKNSLIVFYIIECIAMSNSMINTFCFVSVKNNTVKYLKKIVLLRWRSAYVSNKTGDELDLRTSGMPLTEEVDCIRLK is encoded by the exons ATGGGTGACTATAACTGTAGCAATTTTGCTGTGTTGTACACAATGCCTGAAGAATTCCTCTCCAGAAACATTCCTTATCCCATGTCTAACTGTGATCTAAATTATGATGTTTCGGAAGACGAAATGATGGATACAACCCAAGGCAAGCCCTTTTTTGCTGCCACTATTGTAATTGGTGTGGTTTTAATATGTATCATGCTGGTGTGTGGCATTGGTAACTTTTTGTTTATTGCTACACTGGCTAGATACAAAAAACTGAGAAATCTAACCAACCTGCTCATAGCTAATCTGGCCATTTCAGATTTCATTGTTGCAATTGTGTGTTGTCCATTTTTAGTGGATTATTATGTTGTGAGGCAGCTTTCCTGGAAATATGGACTAATGCTTTGTGCCGCTGTCAATTATCTCAGAACGGTGTCTCTTTACGTCTCCACAAATGCCCTCTTGGCTATTGCAGTAGACAG GTATCTAGCTATTGTTCACCCCCTGAGGCCCCGAATGAAGTATCAAACAGCCTATTTCCTCATCACCGGGGTCTGGATTGTACCCATCTTAATCTCTATCCCATCTGCCTATTTTGCATCAGAGACCAACTTTTCTCACGGCAGAAGCCAGAACAAAATTTTCTGTGCTCAGATCTGGCCAGTTGACCAGCAGCTATACTACCGGTCATACTTCCTCTTCATTTTTGGAATCGAGTTTGTCGGCCCAGTCATGACAATGACCACGTGCTACGCCAGGATCTCTCGGGAGCTGTGGTTCAAAAGCGTTCCTGGATTTCAAACTGACCAGATTAGGAAGAGGCTTCGCTGCAGAAGAAAAACAGTGTTGGTTCTCATAGGCATCTTGACTGCCTACATTCTTTGCTGGGCTCCTTATTATGGCTACACAATCCTGCGGGATTTTTATCCTACAATCATCTCAAGAGACAAGAACTCCTTGATTGTCTTCTACATTATTGAGTGCATTGCAATGAGCAACAGTATGATCaacaccttttgttttgtaagtgtaaagaataacactgttaaatatttaaagaagatAGTCCTCTTGAGGTGGCGGTCCGCTTATGTCTCCAACAAAACCGGTGACGAACTGGACCTCAGAACCTCTGGGATGCCTTTGACTGAAGAGGTAGATTGTATaaggctgaaataa